Proteins from one Terriglobales bacterium genomic window:
- a CDS encoding DUF3341 domain-containing protein has translation MKKPPIYGLLAEFDSPTAIVMAARRAYEAGYRKMDAYTPFPIEELTEAIGFHHTRLPAIVLGGGIIGGLGGYALQYWVSVIEYPLIVGGKPFHSWPAFIPVTFETTVLVAALSAVLGMLALNGLPMPYHPVFNVPEFALASNNRFFLCLEAADDRFDPDASRRFLESLAPSGVWEVPH, from the coding sequence GTGAAGAAGCCTCCCATCTACGGACTGCTGGCCGAGTTCGACTCGCCCACCGCCATCGTGATGGCGGCGCGCCGCGCCTACGAAGCCGGATACCGCAAGATGGACGCCTACACCCCCTTCCCCATCGAAGAGCTGACCGAAGCCATCGGTTTCCACCACACCCGCCTGCCTGCCATCGTGCTGGGAGGTGGAATCATCGGCGGCCTCGGCGGATACGCGCTGCAGTACTGGGTTTCCGTCATCGAGTATCCGTTGATCGTGGGCGGCAAGCCCTTCCACTCCTGGCCTGCGTTCATCCCCGTCACCTTCGAGACCACGGTGCTGGTCGCGGCGCTTTCCGCGGTGCTGGGCATGCTGGCTCTGAACGGCCTGCCCATGCCCTATCACCCGGTCTTCAACGTGCCGGAATTCGCCCTCGCCAGCAACAACCGCTTCTTCCTTTGTCTGGAAGCCGCAGACGACCGGTTCGATCCTGACGCGTCGCGCCGGTTCCTTGAAAGCCTGGCACCGAGCGGCGTCTGGGAGGTGCCGCATTAG
- the nrfD gene encoding NrfD/PsrC family molybdoenzyme membrane anchor subunit: MDEPIQAEARSIPRRAPVIEPGHTFASVTDKISAIVLRRKTSRGWVLGFAIAFLLANAMLLSIGYLVLKGTGIWGLNAPVGWGFAIINFVWWIGIGHAGTLISAILLLLRQSWRTSINRFAEAMTLFAVACAGIYPAIHVGRPWVAYWLFPYPNTMGVWPQFRSPLIWDVFAVSTYATVSLMFWFVGLIPDLATLRDRTTNRYARIIYGILAMGWRGSARHWHRYETCYLLLAGLATPLVVSVHTVVSFDFAIGIIPGWHTTVFPPYFVAGAIYSGFAMVMTLAIPIRAVYGLEDFITMRHLENMAKVMLATGLIVGYGYMMETFMAWYSGSTYEWFMIVNRMTGPYAPLYWLLIACNILLPQVLWIHKVRTHVLSLFVVSLIVNTGMWLERFIIVVTSLHRDFLPSSWGMYWPTFWDWSTYIGSIGLFLSLLYLFIRFLPMISIFEMRTILPEAEVKE, encoded by the coding sequence ATGGACGAGCCCATCCAGGCCGAAGCGCGCAGCATCCCACGCCGGGCGCCGGTGATCGAGCCCGGGCACACCTTCGCCTCGGTCACAGACAAGATCAGCGCCATCGTGCTGCGCCGCAAGACCTCGCGCGGCTGGGTACTGGGCTTCGCCATCGCCTTTCTCCTCGCCAACGCAATGCTCCTCTCCATCGGCTACCTGGTCCTGAAGGGCACGGGGATCTGGGGTCTCAACGCGCCTGTAGGCTGGGGCTTCGCCATCATCAATTTTGTCTGGTGGATCGGCATCGGACACGCCGGCACGCTCATCTCCGCCATCTTGCTGCTGTTGCGGCAGAGCTGGCGCACTTCGATCAACCGATTCGCCGAAGCCATGACGTTGTTCGCCGTGGCCTGCGCCGGCATCTATCCTGCCATCCACGTCGGCCGGCCCTGGGTGGCCTACTGGCTCTTTCCTTATCCCAACACCATGGGGGTATGGCCGCAGTTCCGCAGCCCGCTCATCTGGGACGTGTTTGCCGTCTCCACCTACGCCACCGTGTCGCTCATGTTCTGGTTCGTGGGCCTGATCCCCGACCTGGCCACCTTGCGCGACCGCACCACCAACCGCTATGCGCGGATCATCTACGGCATCCTGGCGATGGGCTGGAGGGGCTCCGCCAGGCACTGGCATCGCTACGAAACTTGCTATCTGCTGCTGGCCGGGCTGGCCACGCCCCTGGTGGTCTCCGTCCACACCGTCGTGAGCTTTGACTTCGCCATCGGCATTATTCCCGGCTGGCACACCACCGTCTTTCCGCCGTACTTCGTCGCCGGCGCCATCTACTCCGGATTCGCCATGGTCATGACCCTGGCCATTCCCATCCGCGCCGTCTACGGTCTGGAAGATTTCATCACCATGCGCCACCTCGAAAACATGGCCAAGGTGATGCTCGCCACCGGACTCATCGTCGGCTATGGCTACATGATGGAAACCTTCATGGCCTGGTACAGCGGCAGCACCTACGAGTGGTTCATGATCGTGAACCGCATGACCGGCCCCTACGCGCCCTTGTACTGGCTGCTGATCGCCTGCAACATCCTGCTTCCGCAGGTGCTGTGGATCCACAAGGTTCGCACTCACGTGCTTTCGTTGTTCGTCGTCTCGTTGATCGTCAACACCGGCATGTGGTTGGAGCGTTTCATCATTGTGGTCACCAGCCTGCATCGCGACTTCCTGCCGTCGTCCTGGGGCATGTACTGGCCCACCTTCTGGGATTGGTCCACCTACATCGGCTCCATCGGGCTGTTCCTCTCGCTGCTCTATTTGTTTATCCGCTTCCTGCCCATGATCTCGATCTTCGAAATGCGCACCATCCTGCCTGAGGCGGAGGTGAAAGAGTGA
- a CDS encoding TAT-variant-translocated molybdopterin oxidoreductase — translation MKPPPPREKPLELAEVRARLQAARGPLYWRSLEELAATPEFHDLLHREFPRHATEWDDTVSRRRFLEVMAASLALAGLSGCTRQPTETIVPYVRQPEEIVPGKPLFYATAMTLSGVALPLLAESHMGRPIKLEGNPEHPASLGATDIYAQASILGLYDPDRSQTLLHLGEVRPWTSFLGSMRGPMAIQKTTGGAGLRILTETVSSPTLAWQIASLLKDFPNAKWHQYEPVNRDNAHKGAVAAFGQMVDAQYRFDNADVIVSLDADFLSSGYPGFVRYARDFAKRRKLEGGNTKMSRLYAVESTPTNTGAAADHRVAIRAFEVKDFAHALATALGIQSGTVPAKREKWISAIASDLQAHHGASLVIAGEGQPPVVHALAHAINESLGNVGHTVIYTDPLEASPVMQADSLRELVRDMEAGKVDLLVVLGGNPVFNSPVDIDFAKHLHKVGLRVHLGLYHDETAALCHWHVPETHYLESWGDARAYDGMVSIVQPLIAPLYDGKTSHEVLAALTDRPDRSAYEIVREYWKTQHTGADFELWWRRSLHDGWIAGTAFGERSVKHRLAGFEPLESSAPMGLELGFRPDPSVYDGRFAGNGWLQELPKPLTKLTWENAAFLSPKTAEAKGLKTGDVVELDFEGRRAQAPVFILPGQPEDSVCVHLGYGRHRAGRVGSNIGFNAYALRTSGSSWFGGNLRIEPAREHHELSVTHGHWNMEGRDLVRASTLPEYVENPHVAHERHEEPAPGLTLYPGHKYEGNAWGMAIDLNSCIGCNACVMACQSENNIPVVGREQVMRQREMHWIRIDRYFEGSLDDPQIYFQPVPCMQCENAPCEPVCPVGATVHSSEGLNDQVYNRCVGTRYCANNCPYKVRRFNFLLYQDFETPSLKLMRNPDVTVRSRGVMEKCTYCVQRINAARITAEKEDRPIQDGEVQTACQQACPAGAIIFGNINDKNSRVARLKQEARNYGLLAELNTRPRTTYLAAVRNPNPALAAAEKKA, via the coding sequence ATGAAACCCCCGCCTCCCCGCGAGAAGCCGTTGGAGCTGGCTGAGGTGCGCGCGCGTTTGCAGGCAGCGCGCGGCCCGCTCTATTGGCGGAGCCTGGAAGAACTCGCGGCCACGCCTGAGTTCCACGATTTGCTCCACCGCGAATTCCCGCGCCACGCCACGGAGTGGGACGATACCGTCTCCCGCCGGCGCTTCCTTGAGGTCATGGCGGCGTCGTTGGCGCTCGCCGGCTTGAGCGGCTGCACCCGGCAACCCACGGAAACTATCGTTCCCTATGTGCGCCAGCCGGAGGAGATTGTCCCCGGCAAGCCGTTGTTCTACGCCACCGCCATGACGCTTTCCGGCGTCGCCCTGCCGCTCCTGGCGGAGAGCCACATGGGCCGGCCCATCAAGCTGGAAGGCAATCCCGAGCACCCGGCCAGCCTGGGTGCGACCGATATTTACGCCCAGGCTTCCATCCTCGGCCTTTACGACCCCGACCGCTCACAAACCTTGCTGCATTTGGGCGAGGTCCGGCCTTGGACCTCCTTCTTGGGCTCGATGCGTGGGCCCATGGCCATCCAGAAGACCACCGGTGGTGCCGGACTTCGCATCCTCACGGAAACGGTCTCTTCGCCCACCCTCGCGTGGCAGATCGCCTCGTTGCTCAAGGATTTTCCCAACGCAAAGTGGCATCAGTACGAGCCCGTAAATCGGGACAACGCGCACAAGGGCGCCGTGGCGGCGTTCGGGCAGATGGTGGACGCACAGTACCGCTTCGACAATGCCGACGTCATTGTCTCGCTCGACGCCGATTTTCTCTCCAGCGGCTACCCCGGCTTCGTGCGCTACGCCCGCGACTTCGCCAAGCGCCGCAAGCTCGAAGGCGGCAACACGAAGATGAGCCGCCTGTACGCCGTCGAAAGCACGCCCACCAACACGGGCGCAGCAGCGGATCATCGGGTCGCGATTCGGGCCTTCGAAGTAAAGGATTTTGCCCACGCGCTCGCGACTGCCTTGGGAATCCAGTCCGGTACAGTGCCCGCGAAGCGAGAGAAATGGATCTCGGCTATCGCCAGTGATTTGCAGGCTCACCATGGCGCTTCCTTGGTCATCGCTGGCGAAGGTCAGCCGCCGGTGGTGCATGCGCTCGCTCACGCTATCAACGAGTCGCTGGGCAACGTGGGCCATACAGTCATCTACACCGATCCACTGGAGGCCAGCCCAGTGATGCAAGCCGACTCCCTGCGCGAGCTCGTGCGCGACATGGAAGCCGGCAAGGTCGACTTGCTGGTCGTTCTTGGTGGTAATCCGGTGTTCAACTCGCCCGTCGACATTGATTTCGCCAAGCATCTGCACAAGGTCGGCTTGCGCGTGCACCTGGGCCTCTATCACGACGAGACCGCCGCGCTCTGCCACTGGCACGTGCCCGAAACGCACTACCTCGAATCCTGGGGCGACGCCCGCGCCTACGACGGCATGGTCAGCATCGTGCAGCCGCTGATTGCCCCGCTTTACGACGGCAAGACGTCGCATGAGGTGCTGGCCGCGCTCACCGACCGCCCCGACCGCTCCGCCTATGAGATTGTCCGCGAGTACTGGAAGACGCAACACACCGGCGCCGACTTCGAGCTGTGGTGGCGGCGCTCCCTGCACGATGGATGGATAGCGGGCACTGCATTCGGGGAGCGTTCGGTCAAGCACCGACTCGCAGGCTTCGAGCCCTTGGAGAGTTCGGCCCCCATGGGTCTCGAACTCGGCTTCCGCCCCGATCCTTCCGTCTACGACGGCCGCTTCGCCGGCAACGGATGGCTTCAGGAGCTGCCCAAGCCGCTCACCAAACTCACCTGGGAGAACGCGGCTTTCCTCAGTCCCAAGACCGCCGAAGCGAAAGGACTGAAAACCGGAGATGTGGTCGAGCTCGACTTTGAAGGACGCAGGGCCCAAGCACCGGTGTTCATCCTGCCCGGCCAACCGGAGGACTCCGTATGCGTCCATCTCGGGTACGGGCGTCACCGCGCCGGAAGAGTCGGCTCGAACATCGGATTCAATGCCTATGCGCTGCGAACTTCGGGCTCTTCATGGTTCGGAGGCAACCTGCGCATCGAACCGGCGCGTGAACACCACGAACTTTCCGTCACTCACGGTCACTGGAACATGGAGGGACGCGACCTGGTGCGCGCCTCCACGCTTCCCGAGTATGTGGAGAATCCCCACGTGGCGCACGAACGCCACGAGGAGCCTGCGCCCGGGCTGACGCTTTATCCCGGCCACAAGTACGAGGGCAACGCCTGGGGCATGGCCATCGATCTGAACTCCTGCATCGGCTGCAACGCCTGTGTGATGGCCTGCCAGTCGGAGAACAACATCCCGGTGGTCGGCCGCGAGCAGGTCATGCGGCAACGCGAAATGCACTGGATCCGCATCGACCGCTACTTCGAAGGCTCGCTCGACGATCCACAGATCTACTTTCAGCCCGTTCCTTGCATGCAGTGTGAGAACGCGCCCTGTGAGCCGGTGTGCCCGGTGGGCGCGACCGTGCACAGCTCCGAGGGTCTGAACGACCAGGTCTACAACCGCTGCGTCGGCACGCGCTACTGTGCCAACAATTGCCCTTACAAGGTCCGGCGTTTCAACTTCCTGCTCTACCAGGATTTCGAAACCCCCAGCCTCAAGCTGATGCGCAACCCCGACGTCACGGTGCGCAGCCGTGGCGTGATGGAAAAGTGCACCTACTGCGTGCAGCGCATCAATGCCGCGCGCATCACGGCGGAGAAGGAAGACCGGCCCATTCAGGATGGCGAAGTGCAGACCGCCTGCCAGCAGGCCTGCCCCGCCGGCGCCATCATCTTCGGCAATATCAACGACAAGAACAGCCGCGTCGCCCGGCTGAAGCAGGAAGCGCGCAACTACGGCCTGCTCGCCGAGCTGAATACCCGCCCGCGGACCACGTATCTGGCCGCGGTGCGCAACCCCAACCCCGCGCTGGCCGCGGCGGAGAAGAAGGCGTGA
- a CDS encoding cytochrome c3 family protein, producing MSQIFHRSTNTISRLTIYGAVFVLASLAWTMAEVQRSGYVTREGDAREQKPPFSHQHHVAGLGIDCRYCHTSVETSNFAGIPPTRTCMGCHSQIWNNAPMLEPVRESFRTGNPLVWTRVYDLPDFAYFDHSIHVAKGVGCTTCHGSIQNMALTYQAVSLQMEWCLACHRAPEQFLRPKSEVFSVAYEPPVVGKPVTVAGQRFESQPELGRWLKREYKIRSAQDLTSCSICHR from the coding sequence ATGTCGCAGATCTTCCATCGCAGCACGAACACCATCTCGCGGCTGACCATCTACGGAGCCGTGTTCGTGCTGGCTTCGCTGGCCTGGACCATGGCCGAAGTGCAGCGCTCAGGTTACGTCACGCGCGAGGGCGACGCGCGCGAGCAGAAGCCGCCCTTCAGCCACCAACACCACGTGGCCGGACTGGGCATCGATTGCCGCTATTGCCACACTTCCGTCGAGACTTCGAATTTCGCCGGCATCCCGCCCACCCGCACCTGCATGGGCTGCCACTCGCAGATCTGGAATAACGCTCCCATGCTCGAACCGGTGCGCGAAAGTTTCCGCACCGGCAACCCGCTGGTGTGGACGCGTGTGTACGACCTGCCGGACTTCGCTTATTTCGACCACAGCATCCACGTGGCCAAGGGCGTGGGCTGCACTACCTGTCACGGCTCCATCCAGAACATGGCCCTGACCTACCAGGCGGTCTCGCTGCAGATGGAGTGGTGCCTGGCGTGCCATCGCGCGCCGGAGCAATTCCTGCGGCCCAAATCGGAAGTGTTCAGCGTGGCCTACGAGCCGCCGGTCGTGGGCAAGCCGGTGACCGTCGCCGGACAACGGTTTGAAAGCCAGCCGGAACTCGGCCGCTGGCTGAAACGCGAGTACAAGATTCGCAGCGCGCAGGACCTCACCAGTTGCAGCATCTGTCATCGCTAA
- a CDS encoding multidrug efflux RND transporter permease subunit yields the protein MNVAELFIRRPVTTTLVMLAVLIFGVMGYQRLPVSDLPNVDFPTILVNASLPGASPETMASAVATPLERQFSTIAGLDSMTSTSGLGYSSITLQFTLSRDIDAAAQDVQAAIAKTQSQLPRDMPAPPSYQKVNPADQPILYLALSSPTLPLSTVDEYAQTFVAQRISMVSGVAQVQVYGSQKYAVRAQLDPRALATRQIGINEIADAVRGGNTNLPTGTLWGRYQAFTLQTNGQLTQASAYRPLVVAYRNGSPVRLEELGRVIDSVENDKVASWFQGTRAIVLAVQRQPGTNTVEVVDAIRTLLPTFRAQMPASITLAILYDRSATIRESVHDVKFTLVLTMALVILVIFLFLRNFSATAIPALAVPLSVVGTFAVMYLLGFSLDNLSLMALTLSVGFVVDDAIVMLENIVRHMEMGKKPFQAALEGSKEVSFTILSMTISLVAVFLPVLFLGGIIGRLLHEFAVTIGVAILISGVVSLSLSPMMCSRFLRPPTSQHGRAYMLFERMFDRLLSGYDRSLVFVMRHRFATMMVSLALLVATVYLFIAIPKGFLPSEDTGSVFTFTEAREGISFEDMKEHQLKMAAILQAQPEVSTTFSAMGGGGSAAANNSGRIFVRLKPRSERAHVDELIEKWRPQLASVPGIRAFMQNLPPIRIGGQLTKSQYQFTLQSPDTNELYQYAPQLEDKLKELPGLQDVTSDLQIKNPQVNVEIDRDKAASLGVTAAQVEEALYTAYGSRQISTIYAPNNQYRVIMELLPEYQADPAALSMLYVRSSTGQLIPLNAVASLARNVGPLTVNHLGQLPAVTLSFNLKPGVSLGEAVSTVESVARQTLPATISTSFQGTAQAFQASLQGLTLLLLMSVVVIYLVLGILYESFIHPITILSGLPSAGLGALVTLMLFRSDLNLYAFVGVIMLVGIVKKNAIMMIDFALDAQRNAGKDAAEAIYYGALVRFRPIMMTTMAALMGTLPIALGYGAGAEARQPLGLAVVGGLLVSQLLTLYITPVFYTYMEQFVAWLRGERKLRPVAAAPQPAETLAALGDPAHHD from the coding sequence ATGAACGTTGCCGAGCTCTTCATCCGGCGCCCGGTCACCACCACGCTGGTGATGCTGGCGGTGCTGATCTTCGGGGTCATGGGCTATCAGCGCCTGCCGGTCAGCGACCTGCCCAACGTCGACTTCCCCACCATCCTGGTGAACGCCAGCCTTCCGGGCGCCAGCCCGGAGACCATGGCGTCTGCGGTGGCTACGCCGCTGGAGCGGCAATTCTCCACCATCGCCGGCCTCGACAGCATGACTTCTACCAGCGGACTGGGGTACAGCTCCATCACGTTGCAGTTCACCCTGAGCCGCGACATCGATGCCGCCGCGCAGGACGTACAGGCTGCCATCGCCAAGACGCAGTCGCAGCTTCCGCGCGACATGCCCGCGCCACCTTCCTATCAGAAGGTGAACCCCGCCGACCAGCCCATCCTTTATCTGGCGCTCAGCTCGCCGACCTTGCCGCTCTCCACCGTGGACGAGTACGCGCAGACCTTCGTGGCGCAGCGCATCTCCATGGTCAGCGGCGTCGCCCAGGTGCAGGTCTACGGATCGCAGAAGTACGCCGTGCGCGCCCAGCTCGATCCGCGCGCTCTGGCCACCCGCCAGATCGGCATCAACGAGATCGCCGACGCCGTCCGCGGCGGCAACACCAACCTTCCCACGGGCACGCTGTGGGGACGCTACCAGGCGTTCACGCTGCAGACCAACGGGCAGCTTACCCAGGCTTCCGCCTACCGGCCGCTGGTGGTGGCCTACCGCAACGGCTCGCCGGTCCGCCTGGAGGAACTCGGCCGGGTCATCGACAGCGTCGAGAACGACAAGGTCGCTAGCTGGTTCCAGGGCACGCGGGCCATCGTGCTGGCGGTTCAACGTCAGCCGGGAACCAACACCGTGGAGGTCGTGGACGCCATCCGCACCTTGTTGCCCACCTTCCGCGCGCAAATGCCGGCCTCGATCACCCTTGCCATCCTGTATGACCGCTCGGCCACGATTCGCGAGTCCGTGCACGACGTCAAGTTCACCTTGGTGTTGACCATGGCCCTGGTCATCCTGGTGATCTTCCTCTTCCTGCGGAATTTTTCAGCTACGGCCATCCCTGCGCTGGCGGTGCCGCTTTCCGTGGTCGGCACTTTCGCCGTCATGTACCTGCTGGGCTTCAGCCTGGACAACCTGTCGCTCATGGCGCTGACGCTCTCGGTGGGCTTCGTGGTGGATGATGCCATCGTCATGCTGGAGAACATCGTGCGCCACATGGAGATGGGCAAGAAGCCTTTCCAGGCGGCGCTGGAGGGCTCGAAGGAAGTCAGCTTCACCATCCTGTCGATGACCATTTCGCTGGTCGCCGTGTTTCTGCCCGTGCTTTTCCTGGGCGGCATCATCGGACGCCTGCTGCACGAGTTCGCGGTGACCATCGGCGTCGCCATTCTCATCTCCGGCGTGGTCTCGCTCAGCCTCTCGCCCATGATGTGCAGTCGCTTCCTGCGCCCGCCCACCAGCCAGCACGGCCGGGCTTACATGCTCTTCGAGCGCATGTTCGACCGCCTGCTCTCCGGCTACGACCGCAGCCTGGTCTTCGTCATGCGGCATCGCTTCGCGACCATGATGGTCTCGCTCGCGCTGCTAGTGGCCACCGTGTATCTCTTCATCGCCATCCCCAAGGGTTTTCTGCCCAGCGAAGACACCGGCAGCGTCTTCACCTTCACAGAAGCACGGGAGGGCATTTCTTTTGAGGATATGAAGGAGCACCAACTGAAGATGGCTGCCATCCTCCAGGCGCAGCCGGAGGTTTCCACCACCTTCTCCGCCATGGGCGGAGGCGGCAGCGCCGCGGCTAACAACTCCGGCCGCATCTTCGTCCGCTTGAAGCCGCGCAGCGAACGGGCGCACGTCGATGAGTTGATCGAAAAGTGGCGCCCCCAACTGGCCAGTGTTCCCGGCATCCGGGCTTTCATGCAGAACCTGCCGCCCATCCGCATCGGCGGCCAGCTCACCAAGAGCCAGTACCAGTTCACTCTGCAGAGCCCCGACACCAATGAGCTCTACCAGTACGCTCCTCAGCTCGAGGACAAGTTGAAGGAACTGCCCGGACTGCAGGACGTCACCAGCGATCTGCAGATCAAGAATCCGCAGGTGAACGTGGAGATTGACCGTGACAAGGCCGCCTCCCTGGGCGTGACCGCCGCCCAGGTGGAAGAAGCGCTGTACACCGCCTACGGCTCGCGCCAGATCTCCACCATCTACGCGCCCAACAACCAGTACCGCGTCATTATGGAGCTGCTGCCGGAGTACCAGGCTGACCCGGCAGCGCTCTCCATGCTCTATGTGCGTTCCTCTACTGGGCAGCTGATTCCCCTCAACGCTGTCGCCAGCCTGGCGCGCAACGTCGGCCCACTGACCGTCAATCACCTGGGCCAGCTTCCGGCGGTGACCCTCTCCTTCAACCTGAAGCCCGGTGTGTCCCTGGGCGAGGCGGTCAGCACGGTGGAGAGCGTGGCGCGCCAGACGCTGCCGGCCACCATCAGCACCAGCTTTCAGGGCACGGCGCAAGCGTTCCAGGCTTCCTTACAGGGACTCACGCTGCTGCTCCTCATGTCGGTCGTGGTCATCTACCTGGTGCTGGGAATCCTGTATGAAAGCTTCATCCACCCCATCACCATTCTTTCGGGGCTGCCTTCCGCCGGCCTGGGAGCGCTGGTCACCCTCATGCTGTTTCGCAGCGACCTGAATCTCTACGCCTTCGTGGGCGTGATCATGCTTGTGGGCATCGTGAAAAAGAATGCCATCATGATGATCGACTTCGCTCTGGACGCGCAGCGCAACGCCGGCAAGGACGCCGCCGAAGCCATCTATTACGGCGCGCTGGTGCGCTTCCGTCCCATCATGATGACCACCATGGCGGCGCTCATGGGCACGCTGCCCATCGCCCTGGGCTACGGCGCCGGCGCCGAAGCGCGGCAACCCTTGGGCCTGGCCGTGGTAGGAGGCCTGCTGGTCTCGCAGCTCCTTACGCTCTACATCACCCCTGTCTTCTATACCTACATGGAACAGTTTGTAGCCTGGTTGCGTGGCGAAAGGAAGCTGCGGCCGGTGGCGGCAGCGCCCCAGCCCGCAGAAACCCTGGCCGCCCTCGGCGACCCCGCACACCACGACTAG
- a CDS encoding efflux RND transporter periplasmic adaptor subunit — MITPRASRQAILPALAITLLLAGCSKQQAAPALAAAPVTVARVEQKSMPVELAAIGTVEPTSTVAIKSQVAGELTGVHFTEGQDVRAGQLLFTIDRRPLEAELRRAEASLARDEAQLKNAQTQATRYTRLVEEGVVAKEQFDTIVANAEALDAAVRADRAAVENAKVNLAYTTIYSPMDGRTGSLMVHRGNVVKENDEKSQLVIINQITPIYVSFALPEQSLAEIRRYMAEGKLVVHATIPQDSGPAVEGLVNFVNNEVDRATGTIRLKATFPNQDRRLWPGQFVDVRLKLTAQPDAIVIPAQAVQSGQQGDFVFVVNSDQTADSRQVKVARVQDGQAVIAQGLAVGETVVTDGQIRLVPGARVEIKNPPQTSQERQP; from the coding sequence ATGATCACACCACGCGCTAGCCGCCAGGCCATCCTGCCCGCGCTCGCAATCACTCTTCTTCTCGCTGGCTGCTCGAAGCAGCAGGCCGCGCCGGCGTTGGCTGCGGCTCCGGTGACGGTGGCCCGCGTGGAGCAGAAGAGCATGCCGGTCGAGCTTGCGGCGATCGGGACAGTCGAGCCCACCTCCACCGTTGCCATCAAGTCGCAGGTGGCGGGAGAACTTACCGGCGTTCACTTCACCGAAGGCCAGGATGTCCGCGCCGGACAGTTGTTGTTCACCATCGACCGCCGTCCCCTGGAGGCGGAGCTGCGGCGCGCCGAGGCCAGCCTGGCCCGGGATGAAGCCCAGCTCAAGAACGCCCAGACCCAGGCCACACGTTATACGCGCCTGGTGGAAGAAGGCGTGGTCGCCAAGGAACAGTTCGACACCATCGTGGCTAACGCGGAAGCCCTGGATGCCGCCGTGCGCGCCGATCGAGCTGCGGTGGAAAACGCCAAGGTCAACCTTGCCTACACCACCATCTATTCGCCGATGGACGGCCGCACCGGAAGCCTGATGGTGCACCGCGGCAACGTGGTCAAGGAGAACGACGAGAAATCGCAGTTGGTGATCATCAACCAGATCACGCCCATCTACGTGAGTTTTGCCTTGCCGGAGCAGAGCCTGGCGGAAATACGCCGTTACATGGCCGAGGGCAAGCTCGTCGTGCACGCCACGATTCCACAGGACTCGGGTCCGGCCGTGGAGGGCTTGGTCAATTTCGTGAACAATGAAGTGGACCGTGCCACGGGCACGATCCGTTTGAAAGCCACTTTTCCCAATCAAGACCGCCGCCTGTGGCCGGGCCAGTTCGTCGATGTCCGTCTGAAGTTGACCGCGCAGCCGGATGCCATCGTCATCCCCGCGCAGGCCGTCCAGTCGGGGCAGCAAGGTGATTTTGTGTTTGTCGTCAACTCCGATCAGACGGCTGACAGCCGCCAGGTCAAAGTAGCTCGCGTGCAAGACGGTCAAGCCGTCATTGCGCAAGGCCTTGCGGTCGGCGAAACCGTGGTTACCGACGGCCAGATCCGCCTGGTGCCCGGCGCCCGCGTGGAAATCAAGAACCCGCCGCAGACCAGCCAGGAGCGGCAGCCATGA